In a single window of the Bacillus mycoides genome:
- a CDS encoding acetyl-CoA carboxylase biotin carboxylase subunit has protein sequence MFQKILIANRGEIAVRIMKTCQKLGIRTVAIYSEADENALHVKLANEAYLVGGPRVQESYLNLEKIMEIAKKTNAEAIHPGYGLLSENPSFPIRCKEEGIVFIGPSEEIITKMGSKIESRIAMQAADVPVVPGITTNIETAEEAIEIAKQIGYPLMLKASAGGGGIGMQLMETEQTLTKAFESNKTRAQNFFGNGEMYLERYIADAHHIEIQLLADTHGNTVYLWERECSVQRRNQKVIEEAPSPFLDEDTRKAMGEVAVQAAKALGYTNAGTVEFLVDDQKNFYFLEMNTRLQVEHPVTEEITGLDLVEQQLLIAYGEKLSFTQDDVKRSGHAIEARIYAEDPKTFFPSPGKITDLTLPTNIRIDHFLENQVTITPFYDPMIAKVIAHGETREEAISKLKIALEELKVEGIKTNTPMLLQVLGDDVFKSGIYTTGFVTKQLVKK, from the coding sequence ATGTTTCAAAAAATATTAATTGCTAATCGCGGGGAAATCGCAGTTCGCATTATGAAAACTTGTCAAAAACTTGGCATTCGTACCGTTGCTATTTATTCTGAGGCTGATGAAAATGCCCTTCATGTAAAATTGGCAAATGAAGCTTACTTAGTAGGCGGTCCACGTGTCCAAGAAAGCTATTTAAACCTTGAAAAAATTATGGAAATAGCTAAGAAGACAAATGCTGAAGCAATCCATCCGGGGTACGGATTATTATCAGAGAATCCATCTTTTCCGATTCGCTGTAAAGAAGAAGGCATCGTATTTATCGGTCCTTCAGAAGAAATCATTACTAAGATGGGAAGTAAAATTGAGTCACGTATAGCGATGCAAGCAGCAGATGTACCAGTAGTTCCAGGCATTACTACAAATATAGAAACTGCTGAAGAAGCAATTGAAATTGCAAAACAAATTGGTTATCCATTAATGCTTAAGGCATCCGCGGGCGGCGGAGGCATTGGAATGCAGTTGATGGAAACTGAGCAAACGCTCACCAAAGCATTTGAAAGTAATAAAACAAGAGCGCAAAATTTCTTTGGTAACGGAGAAATGTACTTAGAACGCTATATAGCAGATGCACATCATATTGAAATTCAGCTTTTAGCAGATACACATGGTAATACAGTGTATTTATGGGAACGCGAATGTTCAGTGCAGCGCCGAAATCAAAAAGTAATTGAAGAAGCACCTTCACCATTTTTAGATGAGGATACACGAAAGGCTATGGGAGAAGTTGCTGTACAAGCTGCTAAAGCACTTGGTTATACAAATGCAGGTACAGTTGAGTTTCTTGTAGATGATCAAAAGAACTTTTATTTCTTAGAAATGAATACGAGATTACAAGTAGAACATCCAGTTACAGAAGAAATTACTGGGTTAGACTTAGTTGAACAACAATTACTTATCGCATATGGTGAGAAGCTATCATTTACACAGGATGATGTAAAACGTAGTGGTCATGCCATTGAGGCTCGTATTTATGCAGAAGATCCGAAAACATTCTTCCCATCACCTGGGAAAATTACAGATTTAACGTTACCGACAAATATACGTATTGATCACTTTTTGGAGAATCAAGTAACGATTACACCTTTCTATGATCCAATGATTGCGAAAGTAATCGCACATGGTGAAACTCGTGAAGAAGCGATTTCAAAATTAAAAATTGCTCTAGAAGAGTTAAAAGTAGAAGGTATTAAAACAAACACACCAATGTTACTGCAAGTACTCGGAGACGATGTGTTCAAAAGTGGTATTTATACAACGGGTTTTGTAACGAAACAACTTGTTAAAAAGTAA
- a CDS encoding acetyl-CoA carboxylase biotin carboxyl carrier protein subunit: MMTKVYASMAGNVWKIVVGVGDTVEEEQDVVILESMKMEIPIVSEEAGTVMKINVQEGDFVNEGDVLLEIE, from the coding sequence ATGATGACGAAAGTATATGCATCGATGGCAGGAAATGTTTGGAAGATTGTTGTAGGAGTAGGAGATACAGTAGAGGAAGAGCAGGATGTCGTCATTTTGGAATCTATGAAAATGGAAATTCCAATCGTTTCAGAAGAAGCCGGAACTGTTATGAAAATTAACGTACAAGAAGGCGATTTTGTAAATGAAGGAGATGTATTACTAGAAATTGAATAG
- a CDS encoding enoyl-CoA hydratase — protein MLQLQNISVDYVTPHVVKISLNRERQANSLSLALLEELQTILTQINEESNTRVVILTGDGEKAFCAGADLKERANMSEEQVRHAVGMIRSTMEMVEQLPQPVIAAINGIALGGGTELSLACDFRIASDTASLGLTETSLAIIPGAGGTQRLPRLIGVGRAKELIYTGRRISAQEAKEYGLVEFVVPADLLEEKAIEIADRIAKNGPIAVRLAKEAISNGIQVDLHTGLQMEKQAYEGVIHTKDRLEGLQAFKEKRKPMYKGE, from the coding sequence ATGCTGCAATTACAAAACATTTCAGTTGACTATGTTACACCGCACGTTGTAAAGATTTCGTTAAATCGTGAAAGACAAGCAAACTCATTATCTTTGGCATTATTAGAAGAATTACAAACTATATTAACTCAAATAAACGAAGAATCAAATACGCGCGTTGTTATTTTAACAGGGGATGGCGAAAAAGCATTTTGCGCTGGTGCTGATCTAAAAGAGCGTGCCAACATGAGTGAAGAACAAGTTCGCCATGCTGTGGGTATGATTCGTTCTACTATGGAGATGGTGGAACAATTACCACAACCAGTTATTGCTGCTATTAATGGAATCGCACTTGGCGGAGGTACTGAATTAAGCTTAGCTTGTGATTTTAGAATTGCTTCTGACACTGCAAGTCTAGGTCTTACTGAAACTTCTCTTGCAATTATACCTGGAGCAGGTGGTACTCAGCGTTTACCGAGATTAATTGGAGTCGGTAGAGCGAAAGAATTAATTTATACAGGAAGACGTATTTCGGCGCAAGAAGCGAAAGAATATGGTTTAGTAGAATTCGTAGTACCAGCTGATTTACTAGAAGAGAAAGCAATTGAAATTGCAGATCGAATTGCTAAAAATGGTCCAATTGCTGTTCGATTAGCAAAAGAAGCAATTTCAAATGGAATTCAAGTAGATTTACATACCGGCTTACAAATGGAAAAACAGGCGTATGAGGGCGTAATCCATACGAAAGATAGATTAGAAGGATTACAGGCATTCAAGGAAAAACGCAAACCAATGTATAAGGGGGAGTAA
- a CDS encoding FtsB family cell division protein codes for MGNIPKISSQQSNPKIPSQQVNANTKQSNNKKARRRIITTLAFILPIIFVLQYSLNNQQEMIKEKQITVNTEQQKLSSLKKDGHSLKNDVKALTGSEEEILKFARKLYGFSKPNETIFQITE; via the coding sequence ATGGGAAACATCCCAAAAATATCATCACAACAATCAAATCCTAAGATACCCTCACAGCAAGTGAACGCTAACACCAAACAAAGTAATAATAAAAAAGCAAGACGCCGTATTATAACTACTTTAGCTTTTATATTACCTATAATTTTTGTCCTTCAATATTCTCTTAATAACCAGCAAGAAATGATTAAAGAAAAACAAATCACGGTTAATACGGAGCAACAAAAATTATCTTCTTTAAAGAAGGATGGTCATTCCCTTAAAAATGATGTTAAGGCTTTAACAGGTAGTGAAGAAGAAATTTTAAAATTCGCAAGGAAACTGTATGGATTTTCCAAACCGAATGAAACTATATTTCAAATAACTGAATAA
- the mvaB gene encoding hydroxymethylglutaryl-CoA lyase, which produces MKLPNFAVIKEVGPRDGLQNEKKIVGTKDKVKWIQLLTEAGLSYVEVSSFVHPKWVPALADASDVFSELKRDPNVTYAALVPNQNGLERAFLQNVDEVNVFLSASESHNKSNINKSIKEALAVIEDITKQATFEGKKVRGYVSTVFGCPYEGDISATAVDEICNQLFSYGIYEVSLGDTIGVANPLQVEQVLEHLLKKYDASQFAMHFHNTYGMALANVVKSLEYGITTFDSSCGGLGGCPYAPGASGNVATDDLVHMLHKLGVQTNIDEEKLLRASQFIQSKLNIQLPSHVYRALQHKTISR; this is translated from the coding sequence TTGAAACTACCTAATTTTGCTGTCATTAAAGAAGTCGGGCCACGTGATGGCTTACAGAATGAAAAAAAGATTGTTGGCACAAAAGATAAAGTAAAATGGATTCAACTACTTACAGAAGCGGGATTGTCGTACGTTGAAGTTTCCTCATTCGTTCACCCTAAATGGGTTCCTGCATTAGCAGATGCAAGTGATGTGTTTTCTGAGCTAAAAAGGGATCCAAATGTTACATATGCAGCGCTTGTTCCAAATCAAAATGGTTTGGAACGAGCTTTTTTGCAAAATGTAGATGAGGTGAATGTTTTTTTATCAGCAAGTGAATCTCACAATAAAAGTAATATTAATAAATCTATTAAAGAAGCATTAGCTGTAATTGAAGATATAACAAAACAGGCAACGTTCGAAGGTAAAAAGGTAAGAGGCTATGTTTCTACTGTATTTGGATGTCCTTATGAAGGGGATATAAGTGCCACAGCAGTTGACGAAATATGTAATCAACTATTTTCATACGGCATTTATGAAGTTTCTCTCGGTGACACGATTGGTGTAGCGAATCCATTACAAGTAGAACAAGTATTAGAACATCTATTAAAGAAGTATGATGCTTCGCAGTTTGCAATGCATTTTCATAATACGTATGGAATGGCTCTGGCGAATGTAGTTAAGTCTTTAGAATATGGTATTACAACGTTTGATAGTTCTTGTGGTGGACTCGGAGGATGTCCTTATGCACCAGGAGCATCGGGTAATGTTGCTACTGATGACTTAGTGCATATGCTCCATAAGCTGGGAGTCCAAACTAATATTGATGAAGAAAAGTTATTGAGAGCTAGTCAGTTTATTCAAAGTAAGTTAAATATCCAATTACCGAGTCATGTGTATAGAGCGCTTCAACATAAAACGATAAGTAGGTGA
- a CDS encoding TetR/AcrR family transcriptional regulator: MKKDWLEELVAATNADKRNERQMRILEAAVDMFGEKGYASTSTSEIAKRAGVAEGTIFRYYKTKKDLLFAVVMPTLTKFAAPFFVQAFAKEIFKTEYESYEVLLRVIIQNRFEFAKKHFPMIKILIQEVPFQPELKSEIQQLIETELLVHFKKLIAKFQEEGEIIELPPSSVLRLTLSAVLGLLLTRFLLLPEEKWDDEVEIENTIQFILYGLTPRR, translated from the coding sequence ATGAAGAAGGATTGGCTGGAAGAATTAGTTGCCGCAACGAATGCTGATAAACGTAATGAACGTCAAATGCGTATATTAGAGGCAGCTGTTGATATGTTTGGAGAAAAAGGGTACGCCTCAACTTCAACGAGTGAAATTGCAAAGCGAGCTGGTGTAGCGGAAGGAACAATCTTCCGCTACTATAAAACGAAAAAAGATTTATTGTTTGCAGTCGTGATGCCGACCTTAACAAAGTTTGCTGCACCATTTTTCGTACAAGCCTTTGCAAAAGAAATATTTAAAACAGAGTATGAATCGTATGAAGTGCTTTTAAGAGTAATAATTCAAAATAGATTTGAATTTGCTAAAAAGCACTTTCCAATGATAAAAATATTAATTCAAGAAGTACCATTTCAGCCGGAACTAAAAAGTGAAATACAACAATTAATAGAAACAGAACTGCTTGTACATTTTAAAAAGCTGATTGCAAAGTTTCAAGAAGAAGGGGAAATTATTGAACTTCCACCATCTTCCGTATTACGTCTTACTTTATCAGCTGTATTAGGGTTGCTCTTAACGAGGTTTTTATTATTGCCGGAAGAGAAATGGGACGATGAAGTGGAAATTGAAAATACGATTCAATTTATATTGTATGGACTAACGCCACGGAGGTAA
- a CDS encoding acyl-CoA carboxylase subunit beta translates to MLDQKQQSNSFEERVETIKQGGAPKYHEQNKAKGKLFVRDRLALLFDNGEYVEDALFANCEQTGLPADGVVTATGKIHGRTACVMANDSTVKAGSWGARTVEKILRIQETAEKLRVPLFYLVDSAGARITDQVEMFPGRRGAGRIFYNQVKLSGKVPQICLLFGPSAAGGAYIPAFCDVVMMVEGNASMYLGSPRMAEMVIGEKVTLEEMGGARMHCSVSGCGDVLCKTEEDAITQARQYISYFPSNYLEKTPLITPQEPKQFDKTLEEIIPENQNAPFNMKDLINRIIDEGSFFEVKKLFAQELITGLARIDGKPIGIIANQPRMKGGVLFHDSADKAAKFINLCDAYHIPLLFLADVPGFMIGTKVERAGIIRHGAKMISAMSEATVPKISIVVRKAYGAGLYAMAGPAFEPDCCLALPTASIAVMGPEAAVNAVYANKIAALPEEERASFIAEKREEYKKDIDIYRLASEMVIDGIVHPNNLREELKGRFEMYMSKYQVFTDRKHPVYPV, encoded by the coding sequence ATGTTAGATCAAAAACAACAATCTAATTCATTTGAAGAACGAGTTGAAACAATTAAGCAAGGCGGGGCACCGAAATATCATGAACAAAACAAAGCAAAAGGGAAACTTTTTGTTCGAGATCGTTTAGCTCTTTTATTCGATAATGGTGAATATGTGGAAGATGCATTATTTGCAAATTGTGAACAAACTGGATTACCAGCTGATGGTGTTGTAACTGCGACTGGTAAAATACATGGTCGTACTGCGTGCGTAATGGCAAATGATTCGACTGTAAAAGCTGGATCATGGGGAGCACGTACAGTTGAAAAAATTCTACGAATTCAAGAAACAGCTGAAAAATTACGTGTACCGTTATTTTATTTAGTTGATTCTGCTGGAGCGCGTATTACAGATCAAGTTGAAATGTTCCCTGGACGCCGCGGTGCGGGAAGAATTTTTTATAACCAAGTGAAATTATCTGGAAAAGTGCCACAAATTTGTTTATTATTTGGACCTTCAGCAGCTGGTGGTGCGTATATTCCAGCATTTTGTGACGTTGTTATGATGGTTGAAGGAAATGCTTCTATGTATTTAGGGTCTCCGCGTATGGCTGAAATGGTTATCGGTGAGAAGGTAACTTTAGAAGAAATGGGCGGAGCACGTATGCATTGCTCAGTATCAGGATGCGGAGATGTTTTATGTAAAACAGAAGAAGATGCAATTACGCAAGCAAGACAATATATTTCTTATTTTCCAAGTAACTATTTAGAAAAGACTCCTTTGATTACACCTCAAGAACCGAAACAGTTCGATAAAACGTTAGAAGAAATCATTCCAGAAAATCAAAATGCTCCTTTCAATATGAAAGATCTCATTAACAGAATTATTGATGAAGGTTCTTTCTTTGAAGTGAAAAAATTATTTGCTCAAGAACTAATTACAGGTTTAGCACGCATTGATGGTAAGCCAATTGGCATTATTGCAAATCAGCCGCGTATGAAGGGCGGCGTATTATTCCACGATTCAGCTGATAAAGCAGCGAAGTTTATAAATTTATGCGATGCATACCATATTCCATTATTATTCCTTGCAGATGTACCTGGATTTATGATTGGTACAAAAGTAGAACGTGCCGGAATTATTCGTCACGGTGCAAAAATGATCTCTGCAATGAGTGAAGCAACTGTACCGAAAATTTCTATCGTCGTTCGAAAAGCATATGGAGCTGGCTTATATGCAATGGCAGGTCCAGCGTTTGAACCAGATTGCTGCTTAGCATTACCAACAGCTTCTATTGCAGTAATGGGTCCAGAAGCAGCGGTCAATGCTGTATATGCAAATAAGATAGCAGCTTTACCAGAAGAAGAGCGTGCAAGCTTTATTGCTGAAAAACGAGAAGAGTATAAGAAAGATATTGATATTTACCGTTTAGCATCTGAGATGGTGATTGATGGTATTGTTCATCCAAACAATTTACGTGAAGAGCTAAAAGGACGATTCGAAATGTATATGAGTAAATATCAAGTATTCACGGATCGTAAACATCCTGTATATCCAGTTTAA
- a CDS encoding acyl-CoA dehydrogenase gives MEFTLTREKQMIKEMVRDFAEKEIAPKAVYYDKTAEFPYETFQKMGELGLLGIPFPEEYGGSGGDTLSYALAVEEIGRACGGTGLSYAATISLGASPIYYFGTEEQKQKFLVPMASGKTLGAFGLTEPNAGSDAGGTQTKAILDGDEYVISGEKCWITNAEYANTIIVTAINGFEDNGKKRISAFIVPTTSEGLTISSPYDKMGVRASNTCEIVLDGVRVPKENILGDVNKGFKQFLYTLDGGRISIAALAVGIAQSAFERALQYAKERQQFGKPISNFQAIQFKLADMATEVELARNLVHKAAWLKDNDKPFGKEAAMAKLFASEAASRIANHAVQIHGGYGYMREYEVERYIRDAKLLEIGEGTSEIQRLVIARHLGCR, from the coding sequence ATGGAATTTACTCTAACTCGCGAAAAACAAATGATTAAAGAAATGGTACGTGATTTTGCTGAAAAGGAAATCGCACCGAAAGCTGTATATTATGACAAAACTGCGGAATTTCCATATGAAACATTTCAAAAAATGGGCGAACTAGGATTATTAGGTATCCCATTCCCGGAAGAGTATGGAGGTTCAGGTGGCGATACGTTATCGTACGCGTTAGCTGTTGAAGAGATTGGTCGTGCTTGTGGTGGAACAGGTTTAAGCTATGCTGCAACAATTTCATTAGGTGCTTCTCCAATTTATTATTTCGGTACAGAAGAACAAAAACAGAAATTTTTAGTTCCAATGGCGTCAGGTAAAACGTTAGGTGCTTTCGGATTAACGGAGCCAAATGCTGGATCTGATGCAGGGGGCACACAAACGAAAGCAATTTTAGATGGCGATGAATATGTTATTAGTGGTGAAAAGTGCTGGATTACAAACGCAGAGTATGCAAATACAATTATTGTAACCGCTATCAACGGTTTTGAAGACAATGGTAAAAAACGTATTTCTGCATTTATCGTACCGACTACTAGTGAAGGATTAACGATTTCAAGCCCTTACGATAAGATGGGTGTTCGTGCTTCTAATACTTGTGAAATCGTACTTGATGGTGTACGTGTACCGAAAGAAAATATTCTTGGTGATGTAAATAAAGGATTTAAACAATTCTTATATACACTTGATGGAGGACGTATTTCAATTGCAGCATTAGCAGTAGGTATTGCACAATCTGCATTTGAACGTGCATTGCAATATGCGAAAGAACGTCAACAATTTGGAAAACCGATTTCTAATTTCCAAGCGATTCAATTTAAATTGGCTGATATGGCGACTGAAGTAGAATTAGCGCGTAATTTAGTACATAAAGCAGCTTGGTTAAAAGATAACGATAAACCTTTCGGTAAAGAAGCGGCTATGGCAAAGTTGTTTGCATCTGAAGCTGCAAGTCGTATAGCAAATCATGCAGTACAAATTCATGGTGGATATGGCTATATGCGTGAATATGAAGTTGAACGATATATTCGTGATGCAAAACTTTTAGAAATTGGTGAAGGAACTTCTGAAATTCAACGTCTCGTAATTGCAAGACATTTAGGATGTAGATAA
- a CDS encoding YbgA family protein, producing MRQFAKPIIVVSKCLEFDACRYNGEMVPDLTIRNLQPFVTFIPVCPEVEIGLGTPRETIRIVEKNGANRLVQPSIREDVTEKMNEFSNAFLQTLPEVDGFILKNRSPSCGTRDVKIYSGFEKGPVKGKGTGLFGGAVIKKFSHLPIEEEGRLSNFIIREHFFTRLFTIAHYKMIKHTKNIKELVALQSDYKYLFMAYNQVKQKELGRIIANQKNETIEVVFDNYEKTLYELFIRAPRYTSNVNVCEHIFGYFKTKLKKQEKDHFLELLQKYSEKKIPLSSLLVILKTWAIRFDEKYLLRQTYFEPYPEGLVEISDSGKGRDY from the coding sequence ATGCGACAATTTGCTAAACCGATAATTGTTGTAAGTAAATGTTTAGAATTTGATGCCTGTCGTTATAATGGAGAGATGGTTCCAGATTTAACAATTCGAAACTTGCAGCCATTTGTTACATTTATACCTGTATGTCCTGAAGTAGAAATTGGTTTAGGGACTCCTCGTGAAACGATACGTATTGTAGAAAAAAATGGTGCGAATAGGCTTGTACAACCGTCAATACGAGAAGATGTAACTGAAAAAATGAATGAATTTTCAAATGCATTTTTACAAACATTACCTGAAGTTGACGGTTTTATTTTGAAGAATCGTTCGCCAAGTTGCGGAACTCGTGATGTGAAAATCTATTCTGGTTTTGAAAAAGGGCCAGTAAAAGGAAAAGGAACTGGATTATTTGGTGGAGCAGTAATAAAAAAATTTTCGCATCTTCCAATTGAAGAAGAAGGTAGATTGTCGAATTTTATTATTAGAGAGCATTTCTTTACAAGATTGTTTACAATCGCGCATTACAAAATGATTAAACATACTAAAAACATAAAAGAACTCGTAGCGTTACAATCAGATTATAAGTATTTATTTATGGCATATAATCAGGTGAAACAAAAAGAATTAGGGCGTATTATTGCAAATCAAAAAAATGAAACAATTGAAGTCGTATTTGATAACTATGAGAAGACTTTATATGAATTATTTATTCGCGCGCCTCGCTATACATCGAATGTAAATGTATGTGAGCACATTTTCGGATATTTTAAAACAAAGCTAAAAAAACAAGAAAAAGATCATTTTTTAGAGCTGTTACAGAAGTATTCTGAAAAGAAAATCCCACTTAGTAGTTTACTTGTCATTTTAAAAACATGGGCCATTCGATTTGATGAAAAGTATTTATTAAGACAAACATATTTCGAACCATACCCTGAAGGGTTAGTAGAAATTTCTGATTCGGGAAAAGGTAGAGATTATTAA
- a CDS encoding AMP-binding protein yields the protein MKQAVWFPTEEYKEKTRLFGWMKSLGYEDYEAFYNKSIEETAWFWGEAERAVGYQWMKPYTEVLDLENGTPFAQWYTEGTCNVVESALSRWLADDKTKTQAALMYEGENGTSKSFTYEELDSWVSRVANGLKHAGIEKGDRVTIYMPMIPETVVAMLAVMKIGAIISPIFSGFAADAVMTRVQAAGSKMVITADGFSRRGKIVSLKDEVDKACEHCPTVEKVVIVRHAGNDFTPHNYDFSWSTLEKEKPFIHAEEMNSDDPLMLIYTSGTTGKPKGTVHTHAGFPLKSAFDAGFGMNIKQGDRVLWVTDMGWMMGPFLLFGSLINGATMVMYEGVPDFPEADRLWETVDKYEITHLGISPTLIRALMAKGDEYVNKHSLKSLEVFASTGEPWNPDPWMWLFNTVGKGKVPICNYSGGTEISGGIFGNVLIKSIAPISFNASLPGMAAVVLDDQGKPIRDEVGELCLEKPWVGMTKSFWEDDERYVNTYWSRFENKWVHGDWVIYDGEQYIITGRSDDTLNIAGKRIGPAEYESILVKHNDVIEAAAVGVPDDVKGEVCHCFVVLRDGVTFSGELKKELMSLVNSHIGKALCPKDIHVVEDLPKTRNSKVMRRVIKAAYLGKELGDLSSLVNPEVVPFIQGLQSSKL from the coding sequence ATGAAACAAGCAGTTTGGTTTCCAACAGAAGAATATAAAGAAAAAACGCGTTTATTTGGTTGGATGAAATCATTAGGCTATGAAGATTACGAAGCTTTTTATAATAAGTCAATTGAAGAAACAGCTTGGTTTTGGGGAGAAGCTGAGAGAGCAGTTGGCTATCAGTGGATGAAACCATATACAGAAGTGTTAGATTTAGAAAATGGTACACCGTTTGCACAGTGGTATACTGAGGGAACTTGTAACGTTGTAGAATCTGCTTTATCTCGCTGGCTTGCAGACGATAAAACGAAAACACAAGCAGCACTTATGTATGAAGGGGAAAACGGAACTTCGAAATCATTTACATATGAAGAGCTTGACAGCTGGGTAAGCCGTGTTGCCAACGGTTTGAAACATGCTGGTATTGAAAAAGGTGATCGTGTAACAATTTACATGCCAATGATTCCTGAAACAGTTGTTGCTATGTTAGCGGTAATGAAAATTGGAGCGATTATTTCACCAATATTCTCAGGTTTTGCTGCTGATGCAGTAATGACACGTGTACAAGCAGCTGGTTCAAAAATGGTTATTACCGCAGATGGCTTTTCACGCCGTGGGAAAATTGTTTCATTAAAAGATGAAGTAGATAAAGCTTGTGAACATTGTCCAACTGTTGAAAAGGTGGTAATTGTTCGTCATGCAGGAAATGATTTTACACCGCATAATTATGATTTTTCATGGAGTACGTTAGAAAAAGAAAAACCATTTATACATGCTGAAGAAATGAACAGTGATGATCCATTAATGCTTATATATACATCTGGAACGACTGGTAAGCCGAAGGGGACAGTACACACACATGCTGGTTTCCCGCTAAAATCTGCATTTGATGCAGGATTTGGAATGAATATAAAACAAGGCGACCGAGTATTATGGGTAACTGATATGGGCTGGATGATGGGACCATTTTTACTATTCGGCTCTTTAATTAATGGCGCAACAATGGTTATGTATGAAGGTGTCCCAGACTTTCCAGAAGCAGACCGCTTATGGGAGACAGTCGATAAATATGAAATTACTCATCTCGGTATTTCACCAACGTTAATCCGTGCATTAATGGCAAAAGGTGATGAATATGTAAATAAACACTCGTTAAAGAGTTTAGAAGTATTCGCATCAACAGGAGAACCTTGGAATCCAGACCCATGGATGTGGTTATTTAATACAGTTGGTAAAGGTAAAGTACCAATTTGTAACTATTCAGGTGGAACTGAAATTTCAGGTGGGATTTTCGGGAATGTCCTAATTAAGTCGATCGCACCGATTAGTTTTAACGCATCTTTACCAGGAATGGCAGCGGTTGTACTTGATGATCAAGGTAAACCAATTCGAGATGAAGTCGGAGAACTATGTTTAGAAAAACCTTGGGTAGGTATGACGAAAAGTTTCTGGGAAGATGATGAACGTTATGTAAACACATATTGGTCACGCTTTGAAAATAAATGGGTCCATGGGGACTGGGTTATTTATGACGGTGAGCAATACATCATCACAGGACGTTCAGACGATACGCTAAATATTGCAGGGAAACGTATTGGTCCTGCTGAATATGAATCTATTCTTGTGAAACATAATGATGTAATAGAAGCAGCGGCAGTTGGTGTACCGGATGATGTAAAAGGAGAAGTTTGTCATTGTTTTGTTGTATTACGAGATGGTGTAACATTCTCAGGAGAATTAAAGAAAGAATTAATGAGTTTAGTAAACTCTCATATTGGTAAAGCTTTATGTCCAAAAGACATCCACGTTGTAGAAGATTTACCAAAAACACGAAATTCTAAAGTAATGCGACGTGTCATAAAAGCTGCTTACTTAGGAAAAGAATTAGGAGATTTATCGTCACTTGTAAATCCTGAAGTGGTACCCTTTATTCAAGGACTACAGTCTAGCAAACTATAA